A window of the Schlesneria paludicola DSM 18645 genome harbors these coding sequences:
- a CDS encoding 2-oxoglutarate dehydrogenase E1 component, giving the protein MFASATWVISSNCVELATKPLSLCGTEFFRLVFQAWERFRPTVAVERRPPPDSGSETIKMSPSDTLAARSEKSKASSNASRNSDPAYAEPEMGSHSHDSNLTYVESLYLDYLNNPDTVSPEWQDYFQQIVDSQTRSGGELHDPSLFRAPSVGTGVVSPIQLDYAILQERVERLIRNYRIMGHYNADIDPLGQPRPKVTELDPTSCGLSEADLHRQVSTLTASGQNVRTVSDINQWMRNTYCRSIGVQFMHIDDPIVREWLQTRMEATENRIQLTRDEQKRILKRLSDAVVFEEFILNKFKGAKSFSLEGAETLIPLLELAIYQAADQGIEEIVLGMAHRGRLNVLASIMGKAPRAIFREFADLDPELNTGRGDVKYHLGYSNDWHSGDGRKMHLSLCFNPSHLEFVNAVAMGRVRSKQDRHGDTEREKVVCLLIHGDAAFAGEGIIQETLNLNQLDATRIGGTVHIVVNNQIGFTTGPLQARSTPYATDVAKMLQIPIFHVNGEDPEAVAQVVRLAMDFRHQFHSDVVIDMYCYRLRGHNENDDPSFTQPLMYREIRSRKKVGQSYLDKLLKMGDISEEEANRLQFAHRQQLESELEVSNGPNYEHRWDMLQGLWRGYLGGNEAGIPDVNTGVDESKLAGILEKLTQLPAGFHPHSGIVNDRSTGILQKRLAIAQGKQPLDWAAGEVLAFATLSLEGHRVRVHGQDAERGTFSHRHAVLHDVNNGQTYMPLAHLSTDQAKIEVYNSCLCEAAVLGYEYGYSLDTPDGLICWEAQFGDFVNVAQVIIDQFIVSAEDKWNRLSGLVMLLPHGFEGNGPEHSSARLERFLQLAAEDNIQVVYPTTPAQIFHVLRRQVLRKWRKPLVVMTPKAMLRMREATSTFADLATGTFRRILPDTLGRPASEVRQIVLCSGKVYYDLAARREELQRTDVAILRLEQLYPVPMQELEEALAAYPEGTPVVWAQEEPENMGAWRFLRVLWGDAIFGRYPLSVECRPASASPATGSHTSHDLEQDEILTKVIGKSTKPVGHH; this is encoded by the coding sequence ATGTTTGCCAGCGCAACTTGGGTTATTTCATCCAACTGCGTAGAATTGGCGACAAAGCCGCTGAGCTTATGTGGCACTGAGTTCTTTCGATTGGTATTTCAAGCGTGGGAAAGGTTTCGGCCAACTGTTGCCGTCGAACGTCGTCCCCCGCCTGACTCGGGATCAGAAACGATCAAGATGAGTCCTTCAGATACGCTTGCGGCTCGCTCAGAGAAGAGCAAAGCCAGTTCTAACGCGTCGCGCAATAGCGATCCTGCCTACGCGGAACCTGAAATGGGTAGTCATTCTCATGACTCGAACTTGACGTATGTCGAGTCGCTGTATCTGGATTATTTGAATAATCCAGATACGGTGTCACCAGAGTGGCAGGACTATTTCCAGCAGATTGTCGACAGCCAGACTCGATCGGGCGGCGAACTGCACGACCCAAGTCTGTTCCGTGCGCCGTCGGTGGGAACCGGTGTTGTCAGCCCCATTCAGCTCGACTATGCGATCCTACAGGAACGCGTCGAACGATTGATTCGTAATTATCGAATCATGGGGCACTACAACGCGGATATCGACCCGCTCGGTCAGCCTCGGCCCAAAGTGACCGAACTCGATCCGACGAGTTGCGGACTCTCGGAAGCGGATCTGCACCGCCAGGTATCGACACTGACGGCCAGCGGGCAAAATGTACGTACCGTCAGCGACATCAACCAGTGGATGCGCAATACGTACTGCCGCTCGATCGGCGTGCAGTTCATGCATATCGACGATCCGATTGTCCGGGAATGGCTTCAGACGCGGATGGAAGCGACCGAAAACCGCATCCAACTCACGCGCGATGAACAAAAGCGAATTCTGAAGCGGTTGAGCGACGCCGTGGTGTTCGAGGAATTCATCCTCAACAAGTTCAAAGGCGCGAAAAGCTTCTCACTGGAAGGGGCCGAGACGCTCATTCCGCTGCTGGAACTCGCCATTTACCAGGCCGCCGATCAGGGAATCGAAGAAATCGTCCTGGGGATGGCGCACCGCGGTCGACTGAACGTGCTGGCCAGCATCATGGGTAAAGCGCCGCGCGCCATTTTCCGCGAGTTCGCTGACCTTGATCCGGAACTGAATACCGGGCGCGGCGACGTCAAATACCATCTCGGTTACAGCAACGACTGGCATTCCGGCGATGGCCGCAAAATGCACCTATCGTTGTGTTTTAACCCCAGCCACCTGGAATTCGTCAACGCCGTGGCCATGGGGCGCGTGCGCTCGAAGCAGGACCGTCATGGCGACACGGAACGCGAAAAGGTGGTCTGTCTGTTGATTCACGGGGATGCGGCCTTCGCAGGTGAAGGGATCATCCAGGAAACGCTGAACCTCAATCAACTGGACGCAACGCGCATCGGTGGGACCGTGCACATTGTCGTCAACAATCAGATTGGATTCACAACCGGGCCGCTGCAGGCGCGTTCAACGCCGTATGCGACCGATGTGGCCAAGATGCTGCAAATTCCGATCTTCCACGTGAATGGTGAAGATCCGGAAGCGGTGGCACAGGTCGTTCGGCTGGCGATGGATTTCCGTCATCAGTTCCACAGCGACGTCGTGATCGACATGTACTGCTATCGATTGCGTGGCCACAACGAGAACGATGATCCGTCGTTCACGCAGCCTTTGATGTACCGCGAAATTCGTTCGCGAAAGAAGGTCGGTCAAAGCTACTTGGACAAATTGCTCAAGATGGGCGATATCTCCGAAGAGGAAGCGAATCGACTTCAATTCGCCCACCGTCAGCAACTCGAGTCAGAACTCGAAGTTTCCAACGGTCCCAACTACGAGCATCGCTGGGATATGCTTCAGGGTCTGTGGCGCGGCTATCTCGGTGGAAACGAAGCCGGGATCCCCGACGTCAACACGGGGGTTGATGAATCCAAGTTGGCGGGAATTCTCGAGAAATTGACGCAGCTTCCCGCCGGATTCCACCCGCACTCGGGGATCGTCAACGATCGTTCGACGGGGATTCTCCAGAAGCGATTGGCGATTGCGCAAGGCAAGCAACCACTCGATTGGGCGGCAGGCGAAGTTCTCGCGTTCGCAACCCTCAGTCTGGAAGGTCACCGCGTTCGAGTTCACGGGCAGGACGCGGAACGTGGTACATTCTCGCACCGGCATGCCGTTCTGCACGACGTCAACAACGGCCAGACCTATATGCCGTTGGCACATCTGTCGACTGATCAGGCGAAGATTGAAGTCTACAATAGCTGCCTGTGCGAAGCCGCCGTGCTGGGCTATGAGTACGGCTACAGTCTCGACACGCCGGATGGCCTGATTTGCTGGGAAGCGCAATTCGGTGACTTCGTCAACGTCGCCCAGGTGATCATCGACCAGTTCATCGTCAGCGCGGAAGACAAGTGGAATCGGTTGAGCGGTCTTGTGATGCTGCTTCCACACGGGTTTGAAGGAAACGGCCCCGAGCACTCCAGTGCCCGGTTGGAACGGTTCCTGCAACTGGCCGCGGAAGACAATATCCAGGTCGTCTACCCGACAACGCCCGCCCAGATCTTCCATGTGCTGCGCCGGCAAGTCCTGCGGAAATGGCGAAAGCCATTGGTGGTGATGACGCCAAAAGCCATGTTGAGAATGCGCGAAGCGACATCGACCTTTGCGGATCTCGCGACCGGGACGTTCCGTCGGATTCTGCCCGACACCTTGGGGCGACCTGCCAGCGAAGTCCGGCAGATTGTCCTTTGCTCGGGAAAAGTCTACTACGATCTGGCGGCTCGCCGAGAAGAATTGCAACGGACCGACGTGGCGATCTTGCGGCTGGAACAGCTCTATCCTGTTCCAATGCAAGAGCTCGAAGAAGCGTTGGCAGCCTATCCCGAGGGGACACCGGTGGTATGGGCTCAGGAAGAACCGGAAAACATGGGTGCCTGGCGATTCCTGCGAGTCCTTTGGGGCGACGCGATTTTCGGGCGATATCCACTGTCGGTGGAATGTCGTCCTGCGTCCGCAAGTCCCGCGACGGGTTCCCATACAAGCCACGATCTTGAGCAGGACGAAATTCTGACGAAGGTCATCGGCAAATCGACGAAACCTGTCGGGCATCATTGA
- a CDS encoding UDP-N-acetylmuramoyl-L-alanyl-D-glutamate--2,6-diaminopimelate ligase: MNQGAEFSYAVSLRRLLPQANFVGCTNLCVTDAVERSTDARPGSLFAVIRGTRVDARQFLQDAISRNPAGLLVDEAIPNLAIPQCIVKDVRSSYSRVCESLAGEPSRRLKTAGITGTNGKTTTSWLIRSLLEQSGHRCGVLGTVEYSDGQRTESATLTTPDSRTLAQWLGQMVRTGTDYASIELSSHALHQGRAAGIELEAAVITNITQDHFDYHQTFDAYLKAKAKICDMVRPGGLIALNLDDPGAQTIHRRQGQSHLCQTFGLTPAADISAQIRDQSLTGTRFRLQLNGKTWDCATRLIGRHNLSNILGAVAVCTHFGLTPQEIVAGIEEFRCVPGRLERVDCGQPFEAFVDYAHTDDALQRCLSGLRALTPGRVICIFGAGGDRDRTKRPKLGRAALTADIAIVTSDNPRSENPNRIIDEILAGMGESTQKIVVEPDRRSAIKLALEIASPGDCVLIAGKGHECEQIIGGDRIPFDDRQITREILRERWQPLAQPQLRVSA; this comes from the coding sequence GTGAATCAAGGGGCAGAATTTTCGTACGCCGTAAGCTTAAGGCGGTTGCTGCCTCAGGCAAATTTCGTCGGCTGTACGAACCTCTGTGTCACCGACGCTGTTGAGCGAAGTACTGACGCTCGCCCGGGTTCGTTGTTCGCAGTCATTCGCGGAACCAGGGTGGATGCCCGTCAATTTCTTCAGGACGCGATCTCACGAAATCCCGCCGGACTTCTGGTCGATGAAGCGATCCCCAATCTCGCCATTCCGCAATGTATTGTGAAAGATGTGCGATCGTCCTATTCACGGGTCTGTGAATCTCTGGCGGGCGAGCCCTCACGCCGCCTGAAAACAGCCGGAATCACTGGCACCAATGGAAAAACGACGACAAGCTGGCTGATCCGCAGCCTGCTCGAACAGTCAGGGCATCGCTGTGGCGTGTTGGGAACCGTGGAATACTCTGATGGTCAGCGAACGGAATCGGCAACTCTGACGACACCGGACTCGCGAACTTTGGCTCAATGGCTAGGCCAGATGGTCCGCACCGGGACGGACTATGCCTCAATCGAACTTTCGAGCCACGCGCTACACCAAGGACGTGCGGCCGGAATTGAGCTGGAAGCGGCGGTGATCACGAATATCACCCAGGATCACTTCGACTATCACCAGACGTTCGATGCTTACCTCAAGGCGAAAGCCAAGATCTGCGACATGGTTCGACCGGGCGGGTTGATTGCCCTGAACCTTGACGATCCTGGTGCCCAGACGATTCACAGACGGCAGGGTCAGTCACACCTGTGTCAGACATTCGGATTGACGCCCGCCGCGGACATTTCCGCCCAGATCCGAGACCAGTCGCTGACCGGCACACGTTTTCGCCTGCAGCTCAATGGAAAGACCTGGGACTGCGCCACTCGATTGATTGGCCGCCACAACCTTTCGAACATTCTTGGTGCCGTGGCAGTCTGTACACACTTTGGCCTGACCCCACAGGAAATCGTGGCAGGAATCGAAGAGTTTCGTTGTGTCCCCGGACGACTGGAGCGCGTCGACTGCGGGCAGCCATTCGAAGCCTTTGTCGACTATGCCCATACCGACGATGCACTGCAGCGATGCTTGAGCGGCCTTCGTGCCCTCACCCCTGGACGGGTCATTTGCATTTTCGGGGCCGGTGGCGACCGGGACCGCACAAAGCGTCCCAAACTGGGCCGCGCGGCATTGACTGCCGACATCGCAATCGTGACCAGCGACAACCCTCGCAGCGAAAACCCCAACCGGATCATTGACGAGATTCTCGCCGGGATGGGTGAATCGACACAGAAAATCGTCGTCGAGCCCGATCGCCGCAGCGCGATCAAACTCGCGCTGGAAATCGCATCCCCTGGCGACTGCGTTTTGATCGCCGGAAAAGGCCATGAATGCGAGCAGATCATTGGCGGCGACCGCATTCCATTCGACGATCGCCAAATCACCCGCGAAATTCTGCGTGAACGGTGGCAACCTTTGGCACAACCCCAGTTACGGGTGAGCGCATAA
- a CDS encoding UDP-N-acetylmuramoyl-tripeptide--D-alanyl-D-alanine ligase: protein MKRLTIRNLMLATGGRLRDLNTPDTEFDRVSIDSRDVRRGDIFWALRGEREDGHNFTAQALERQAHLCVVSADRAERLTGPMLIVDDPLSALGRFGNWYRRQMDAMVIGVTGSVGKTTTRELIFSALSDHFEGTRSPSNFNSQIGLPLSLLELDQEHEFAVLEMGASEIGNIRRLCELALPEVGVITAVGAAHLESFGSIEAIVETKGELLEQLPTTGFAVLPGDDSTVRQMADRAPCPVIFVGQGDDNHIQATDVAIHNRCLQFSCEGARFSLPLSGRHLISNALCAIAIGLEVGMSPCAIASGLAKFSPLAGRGRMTQVGTWTVIDETYNASPLAVSAACRLLADTSTPAMSQRLLVLGDMLELGPSAAHEHERIGQLAAQLCVDRLLTCGRHADDIARGAARAGMGSHQIVAAKDVETLLAVLDCWLQPHDTLLVKGSRATRMERIIEWLRDRAQQEEHQRQIKPQRYCA from the coding sequence ATGAAGCGGCTCACCATCCGAAATCTGATGCTGGCAACCGGGGGGCGGCTGCGCGATCTGAACACGCCCGACACCGAATTTGACCGCGTCAGTATCGACTCACGCGACGTTCGGCGAGGCGATATTTTCTGGGCGCTTCGCGGCGAGCGAGAGGACGGCCACAACTTCACGGCACAAGCACTCGAGCGACAGGCCCATTTGTGCGTCGTCTCGGCCGACCGGGCGGAGCGACTGACCGGGCCAATGCTGATCGTGGATGATCCCCTGTCCGCCTTGGGACGATTTGGAAATTGGTACCGTCGCCAAATGGACGCCATGGTCATCGGAGTCACCGGCAGCGTCGGAAAGACCACCACTCGCGAACTGATTTTCTCGGCATTGAGCGACCATTTCGAAGGCACGCGCAGTCCGTCAAACTTCAATAGCCAGATCGGCCTGCCCTTAAGCCTGCTCGAACTCGATCAGGAACACGAATTCGCCGTGCTGGAAATGGGAGCCTCGGAAATCGGGAACATTCGCCGGCTATGCGAGTTGGCACTTCCCGAAGTCGGCGTGATCACGGCGGTCGGCGCCGCACACCTTGAATCGTTCGGCTCGATCGAAGCCATTGTCGAAACCAAGGGCGAGCTTCTCGAACAACTTCCCACCACTGGCTTTGCAGTACTTCCCGGTGACGATTCGACGGTCCGGCAAATGGCGGATCGAGCGCCTTGTCCCGTCATTTTCGTGGGCCAGGGCGACGACAACCACATCCAGGCAACCGACGTCGCGATCCACAACAGGTGCCTGCAATTTAGCTGCGAGGGTGCACGATTCAGCCTTCCCTTGTCCGGACGTCATCTGATTTCCAATGCCCTGTGCGCAATCGCGATCGGCCTGGAAGTCGGCATGTCGCCCTGCGCAATCGCTTCGGGACTGGCGAAATTTTCGCCTCTCGCCGGCCGTGGTCGGATGACACAGGTGGGTACCTGGACCGTTATTGACGAGACCTACAACGCCAGTCCGCTCGCGGTGTCTGCCGCCTGTCGACTGCTGGCCGACACGTCCACACCAGCCATGAGCCAACGGTTGCTGGTTTTGGGAGACATGCTCGAGCTGGGACCGTCAGCCGCGCACGAACACGAACGAATCGGACAACTCGCCGCGCAGCTTTGTGTAGACCGCCTGCTGACGTGCGGTCGGCACGCGGATGACATCGCCCGTGGCGCGGCGCGGGCGGGAATGGGATCTCATCAGATCGTGGCTGCGAAGGACGTGGAAACGCTTCTGGCGGTACTCGACTGCTGGCTGCAGCCGCACGACACGCTGCTTGTCAAAGGGTCGCGTGCGACACGAATGGAGCGCATCATCGAATGGTTGCGAGACCGGGCACAACAAGAGGAACACCAGCGGCAGATCAAACCGCAACGATACTGTGCGTGA
- the hpf gene encoding ribosome hibernation-promoting factor, HPF/YfiA family: MQVAITSRHGTLSPSAQEHIARKAEKLLTFFDRVTAINVTVDFSNDRTNVEILVDAEHRHDLVASESGETGENVIAVFDAALHKMEQQVRKYKEKIQDHRRDPALSEIAEAAEQRNPKDNP, encoded by the coding sequence GTGCAAGTCGCTATCACCAGCAGACACGGTACTTTGAGTCCCAGCGCACAAGAGCACATTGCTCGGAAGGCTGAGAAATTGTTGACATTTTTCGATCGCGTGACGGCGATCAACGTGACAGTGGATTTTTCAAACGACCGAACCAACGTCGAAATTCTTGTGGATGCCGAGCATCGTCACGATTTGGTGGCGAGTGAATCGGGTGAAACCGGAGAGAACGTCATCGCCGTGTTTGACGCGGCTCTGCACAAGATGGAGCAGCAGGTGCGGAAGTACAAAGAAAAGATTCAGGATCACCGTCGCGACCCGGCACTGAGCGAAATCGCCGAAGCCGCGGAACAACGCAATCCCAAAGATAATCCGTAA
- a CDS encoding PTS sugar transporter subunit IIA encodes MKLCDFVVPGAILPELPAGSKENAIRAMVASLQKAGSIKAEDEENIVAAILKREELGSTGIGRGVAVPHTKHSSTDKLIAAIALAKDGVDFASLDGEPVYIVFLLVSPPDRPGDHLRGLENISRHLRNDHFCKFLRQSKTSEDIWELLAEADNNEL; translated from the coding sequence ATGAAGTTGTGCGACTTCGTTGTTCCGGGCGCGATCCTGCCCGAGCTTCCGGCCGGGAGCAAAGAAAACGCGATTCGAGCCATGGTTGCGAGCCTGCAGAAAGCCGGCAGCATCAAGGCCGAAGACGAAGAAAACATCGTCGCCGCAATTTTGAAGCGTGAAGAGCTCGGTTCGACCGGAATTGGTCGCGGCGTGGCCGTTCCACACACCAAACACAGTTCAACCGATAAGTTGATCGCGGCAATCGCTCTGGCGAAAGACGGCGTCGACTTCGCCAGCCTGGATGGCGAACCGGTTTACATCGTGTTTTTGCTGGTTTCCCCACCCGATCGTCCGGGAGACCATTTGCGGGGTCTCGAGAACATCTCGCGACACCTCAGAAACGATCATTTCTGTAAGTTCCTGCGTCAGTCCAAGACCAGCGAAGACATTTGGGAATTGCTTGCCGAAGCAGACAATAACGAACTGTAA
- a CDS encoding HPr family phosphocarrier protein, with protein MSDAVIHRRTVTVINEQGLHFRPCQLIALAAQQHQGSVVLTKGALRADAKSLLELLTLAAERGTSLEIEATGAGSQIVVERVSQLFLDGFQVEKSP; from the coding sequence ATGTCCGATGCAGTCATCCATCGTCGAACGGTCACTGTTATCAACGAGCAAGGACTTCACTTTCGTCCCTGCCAGTTGATTGCTTTGGCCGCGCAACAACACCAGGGCAGCGTGGTGCTGACCAAGGGGGCTTTGCGCGCCGACGCAAAAAGCCTTCTGGAGCTGTTAACGCTCGCTGCAGAACGGGGAACCAGCCTGGAAATTGAGGCGACGGGCGCTGGCTCGCAAATCGTTGTGGAACGGGTCAGCCAACTGTTCCTGGACGGGTTTCAAGTCGAGAAGAGTCCCTGA
- the ptsP gene encoding phosphoenolpyruvate--protein phosphotransferase — protein sequence MLIKRGIAVSPGVAIGSAMVLGTEDFRIPVRFVSESGIEFELTRFHAALDAVCEEILLNEKLVGERLGGQYALIFSAHLALVRDPKFIEQVESRIRQKQSPEYAVSQVLGQYAKQMQNLGVYLAERSADIFDLEKKLLRHLLGERREELSHLTEPVLVLAHNLSPSETSKLDRKFVLGFATEVGGHTSHTAILAGAMEIPAVVGIGNFLADVSGSETIIIDGSKGVVIIAPDEETLIRYRDSEERFRSHARRLSSLSRLPCETQDGVPITMLGNIEFPEEAEPCKEKGAAGIGLYRTEFLYLESNREPTEEDHYQAYCQVLKAFPGQPVVIRTLDLGSDKMPGALRAKYPESVNPALSVRSIRLSLQHIQLFKTQLRAALRAAEFGDLWIMFPLISTLLEFRQAKMVLSDVIEDLEEQGIPFRRNVPIGMMVEVPAAAIMAEEFAREVSFFSLGTNDLIQYTLAVDRADQAVANLYRSGDPSILRMIRHVVNAARKHNISVSVCGQMSSDPVFLPLLIGMGIRQFSVTPHAIPELKEVIRNLSISKAEKIAARAETLDVARDVENYLGGELKRICPDLMQLD from the coding sequence ATGCTGATAAAACGCGGTATCGCCGTTTCCCCCGGTGTCGCCATCGGCTCGGCCATGGTTCTGGGCACCGAAGATTTCCGCATCCCCGTCCGATTCGTCTCCGAGAGCGGGATCGAATTTGAGCTGACGCGATTCCACGCGGCGCTCGATGCCGTCTGCGAAGAAATCCTGCTGAACGAAAAGCTGGTCGGCGAGCGCCTGGGCGGACAGTACGCGCTGATCTTTTCCGCACACCTTGCTCTGGTGCGTGACCCGAAGTTCATCGAACAGGTTGAGTCACGAATTCGCCAAAAACAGTCGCCAGAGTACGCCGTCAGCCAGGTCCTTGGACAGTACGCGAAGCAGATGCAGAATCTGGGTGTATATCTGGCCGAGCGTTCCGCAGACATTTTTGATCTCGAGAAGAAGCTGCTGCGTCACCTGCTGGGCGAGCGGCGTGAAGAACTGAGTCATTTGACCGAACCTGTCTTGGTTCTCGCCCACAATCTGTCGCCAAGCGAAACGTCGAAGCTTGACCGCAAGTTTGTGCTGGGATTTGCGACAGAAGTGGGTGGCCACACGAGCCATACGGCGATCTTGGCGGGAGCCATGGAGATTCCCGCCGTCGTGGGAATCGGAAATTTTCTCGCCGACGTCTCAGGCTCTGAAACGATCATCATCGACGGCAGCAAGGGTGTCGTCATCATCGCCCCGGATGAAGAGACCTTGATTCGGTATCGCGATTCCGAAGAACGATTCCGAAGTCACGCACGCCGCCTGAGTTCGTTAAGTCGGTTGCCCTGCGAAACGCAAGATGGCGTACCGATCACGATGCTTGGCAACATCGAGTTCCCGGAAGAGGCCGAACCCTGCAAGGAGAAAGGTGCCGCTGGGATTGGACTGTACCGAACCGAATTTCTGTACCTTGAATCCAATCGTGAGCCGACAGAAGAAGACCACTACCAGGCTTATTGCCAGGTCTTAAAGGCATTCCCCGGTCAACCCGTCGTGATCCGTACGCTGGACCTGGGGTCAGACAAGATGCCCGGCGCACTTCGAGCCAAGTATCCGGAAAGCGTCAATCCCGCACTCAGCGTTCGTAGTATTCGCCTTAGCTTGCAGCATATTCAACTGTTTAAGACCCAGTTACGAGCCGCGCTTCGGGCGGCCGAGTTTGGCGATTTGTGGATCATGTTCCCACTGATTTCGACACTGCTCGAGTTCCGGCAGGCGAAAATGGTGTTGAGTGATGTGATTGAAGATCTTGAAGAGCAGGGGATTCCATTCCGGCGTAATGTCCCAATCGGAATGATGGTCGAAGTTCCCGCGGCCGCGATCATGGCGGAAGAATTTGCACGAGAAGTCAGCTTCTTCTCGCTTGGGACTAACGACTTGATTCAGTACACTCTCGCGGTCGATCGGGCTGATCAAGCCGTTGCGAATTTGTATCGTTCTGGCGATCCTTCGATTTTGCGGATGATTCGGCACGTCGTCAACGCGGCACGGAAGCACAACATTTCCGTATCCGTTTGCGGGCAAATGAGTTCCGACCCCGTATTCCTGCCATTACTGATTGGAATGGGAATTCGGCAATTTAGTGTGACACCTCATGCAATTCCTGAACTGAAGGAGGTTATTCGAAATCTGTCGATCTCGAAGGCGGAGAAAATCGCCGCTCGAGCAGAAACACTCGACGTTGCTCGCGATGTCGAGAACTATCTCGGGGGAGAACTGAAACGGATCTGCCCTGATCTCATGCAGTTGGACTGA
- a CDS encoding Rne/Rng family ribonuclease, producing the protein MKKEMLMNVLQAEESRIAIVEDGLLQELYVERNSLENYVGNIYKGRVVNIEPSIQAAFVDFGVGRNGFLHVSDIEFQYYKHLVDGKDADDSDDDDEDDVRPSRGPRTKFNERSVRNKPQIQDILKRGSEVLVQVIKGAIGSKGPTLSTYISIPGRYLVLMPGLQRVGVSRKIADDDARKRLKRILRDLSPPEGLGFIIRTAGVDRSQADLQRDLNYLLRLWKVIVSRVKKFPAPVDIYEESDMITRTIRDIYTSEIDAIWIDEPRAYERACEFMKIVLPRHVDRVRLYDGREPIFEQHDIEQEITRIQSRHVPLKGGGSIVIDQTEALVAIDVNSGNFRMDDDPEENAYQVNLRAAEEISRQIRLRDLGGVIVNDFIDMRDEKHRRGVERALHHAVKRDRARTKILNISPFGLIEMTRQRIRPSLRRSVYEDCPCCSGTAQVKTAESMAIDVMRLLMSHANQEDVSRVTVEVHERVAAFLNNRKRRDITQLEETYDVLVTVDARSGVGPEHLKFHCSNTTGTEVKIFANPDSKSKS; encoded by the coding sequence ATGAAAAAAGAAATGCTGATGAACGTCCTCCAAGCCGAGGAAAGCCGTATCGCCATCGTTGAAGATGGCCTTTTGCAAGAACTTTACGTCGAAAGAAACAGCCTCGAGAACTACGTCGGCAACATCTACAAGGGCCGCGTCGTCAACATCGAGCCAAGCATCCAGGCAGCCTTCGTCGATTTCGGCGTCGGCCGAAACGGGTTCTTGCATGTCAGTGACATCGAATTCCAGTACTACAAGCATCTTGTTGACGGCAAAGACGCTGATGACAGCGATGACGACGATGAAGATGACGTCCGTCCATCGCGCGGACCACGAACCAAATTCAACGAACGCAGTGTTCGGAACAAGCCGCAAATCCAGGACATTCTGAAGCGCGGTAGTGAAGTTCTGGTGCAGGTGATCAAGGGTGCGATCGGCTCCAAAGGACCGACTCTTTCAACCTACATCAGCATCCCTGGCCGATACCTGGTTCTGATGCCGGGGCTGCAACGCGTGGGGGTCAGCCGCAAGATCGCTGATGACGACGCGAGGAAACGATTGAAGCGAATCCTACGCGATCTGAGTCCGCCTGAAGGACTCGGATTTATCATTCGCACCGCCGGCGTTGATCGTTCGCAAGCGGATCTTCAGCGCGACTTGAACTACCTGCTTCGCTTGTGGAAGGTGATCGTCAGCCGGGTCAAAAAGTTCCCCGCTCCGGTCGACATCTACGAAGAAAGCGACATGATCACGCGGACAATCCGCGACATCTATACGTCCGAGATCGACGCGATCTGGATTGATGAACCCCGTGCGTATGAGCGTGCGTGCGAGTTCATGAAAATCGTGCTGCCTCGCCACGTTGATCGGGTCCGCCTGTACGATGGCCGCGAACCCATTTTCGAACAGCACGACATCGAACAAGAGATCACCCGAATCCAAAGCCGTCACGTTCCGTTGAAGGGTGGCGGTTCGATTGTGATCGACCAGACCGAGGCCCTCGTGGCGATCGACGTCAACAGCGGAAACTTCCGCATGGACGACGATCCGGAAGAGAACGCATACCAGGTCAACCTTCGCGCCGCCGAAGAAATCAGCCGACAGATTCGCTTGCGAGACCTGGGTGGCGTGATCGTCAACGACTTCATCGACATGCGCGACGAGAAGCATCGACGCGGAGTCGAACGAGCACTTCATCACGCCGTGAAACGAGACCGCGCACGTACGAAGATCCTGAATATCAGCCCGTTTGGGCTGATTGAAATGACGCGTCAGCGAATTCGTCCGTCGCTACGACGATCTGTTTACGAGGATTGCCCCTGCTGCTCGGGCACGGCGCAAGTCAAAACAGCAGAAAGCATGGCAATTGACGTCATGCGGCTTTTGATGTCACACGCCAACCAGGAAGACGTGTCACGCGTCACTGTGGAAGTTCACGAACGCGTCGCCGCATTCCTGAATAACCGTAAGCGACGTGACATCACGCAGTTAGAAGAAACATACGATGTGCTGGTGACTGTGGACGCCCGCAGTGGGGTGGGTCCTGAGCATTTAAAATTCCATTGTTCCAACACAACTGGAACAGAAGTGAAAATTTTTGCAAACCCAGACTCGAAATCGAAGAGCTAA